Proteins encoded within one genomic window of Humulus lupulus chromosome 1, drHumLupu1.1, whole genome shotgun sequence:
- the LOC133789827 gene encoding uncharacterized protein LOC133789827, producing the protein MGWLSRFLTAVTFLAIGVIFSPESFGSKSDGSNSPKIYTYLKLAHLLCFSTAWGAALWVTFIGGIIMFKNLPRHQFGNLQSKMFPAYFSMVGTCCAVSVASFGYLHPWKTSATTEKYQLGFLLSAFAFNLTNLFVFTPMTIEMMKQRHKVEREENIGGEVGWSKNVEVAKVNPKLAAMNKKFGMIHGLSSLANIMSFGSLAMHSWYLAGKINL; encoded by the exons ATGGGTTGGTTGTCTCGATTCCTCACTGCGGTGACTTTCTTAGCTATCGGAGTGATATTCTCACCGGAGAGCTTTGGATCCAAGTCAGACGGTAGCAATTCCCCCAAAATCTACACCTACCTCAAATTGGCTCATCTTCTCTGCTTCTCCACCGCTTGGGGCGCCGCTCTATGGGTCACCTTCATTGGTGGTATCATCATGTTCAA GAACCTTCCGAGGCATCAATTTGGTAATTTGCAGAGCAAAATGTTCCCTGCATACTTCTCAATGGTGGGTACTTGTTGCGCAGTATCAGTAGCATCGTTTGGGTATCTGCATCCATGGAAGACGTCAGCTACTACTGAGAAATACCAACTCGGGTTTTTGCTTTCTGCATTCGCCTTCAATCTAACAAATTTATTTGTCTTTACACCCATGACCATTGAG ATGATGAAGCAAAGACATAAGGTGGAGAGAGAGGAGAACATTGGGGGTGAAGTTGGGTGGTCAAAGAATGTGGAAGTTGCCAAGGTGAATCCAAAGCTTGCAGCCATGAATAAGAAGTTTGGGATGATTCATGGCTTGTCTTCTCTTGCTAATATCATGTCCTTTGGTAGCCTCGCCATGCACTCATGGTATTTGGCAGGTAAAATTAATCTGTAG